From Streptomyces asiaticus, one genomic window encodes:
- a CDS encoding class I SAM-dependent methyltransferase gives MAATAPPFFADRMPPDHPRATAAERTAYDRYLAARNHYKEELLDEVVAAASDSPGGPVLEVGTGYGGLGVELLRRAARDTPLELHAVCESEAARELYARRLHDAGVTARLRIAPGGVPDPDDAAWRGRRFGTVYSANAFNTWPDPAGALGRLAALTAPGGRVLVNDLRRDPDPFILEYSLREMADDTSEEGRYRLRTYLISLQGAYTRAEVYDLLRHAGLTSWTAEPDGPMALTLRFRRAVARTRPAPTASTAPSDPWRSP, from the coding sequence ATGGCGGCGACCGCTCCGCCCTTCTTCGCCGACCGGATGCCGCCGGACCACCCGCGGGCCACCGCCGCCGAGCGCACCGCCTACGACCGCTACCTGGCCGCCCGCAACCACTACAAGGAGGAGCTGCTGGACGAGGTCGTGGCCGCCGCGAGTGACAGCCCCGGCGGTCCGGTGCTGGAGGTCGGCACCGGCTACGGGGGGCTCGGCGTCGAACTACTGCGCCGCGCGGCGCGGGACACGCCACTGGAGCTGCACGCCGTCTGCGAGTCGGAGGCGGCGCGCGAGCTGTACGCGCGGCGGCTGCACGACGCGGGTGTCACGGCGCGGCTCCGCATCGCACCCGGCGGTGTCCCCGACCCGGACGACGCCGCCTGGCGCGGGCGGCGCTTCGGGACCGTCTACAGCGCCAACGCGTTCAACACCTGGCCGGACCCGGCCGGCGCGCTGGGCCGGCTGGCCGCCCTCACCGCACCCGGCGGGCGGGTGCTCGTGAACGATCTGCGGCGCGACCCGGACCCCTTCATCCTCGAGTACTCGCTGCGCGAGATGGCCGACGACACCTCGGAGGAGGGCCGCTACCGGCTGCGCACCTACCTCATCTCCCTCCAGGGCGCCTACACCCGCGCCGAGGTGTACGACCTGCTGCGCCACGCGGGGCTCACGTCCTGGACGGCCGAACCCGACGGCCCGATGGCCCTCACCCTGCGCTTCCGTCGCGCCGTCGCACGGACGCGTCCGGCCCCGACCGCTTCCACCGCCCCATCCGACCCGTGGAGGTCCCCGTGA